The DNA segment ACTTTCCCTGTCCTCCTCCGAGGAAGAAGGCGTCACCTTTCAGGTGACGATCCCGGGGGCCGGCGAAAGAGCAGCCGATGGCGGATAGGCATGTGCGCATCGACAGCGGCGCTCTCCTCTCTTTCACGCAAAAGGTCATCGCATCCACCGGCGTATCCGAGGACCGCGCGCGCACAACGGCGGATATTCTCGTCGGCGCCGACCTGCGCGGAATCTCCAGCCATGGCGTCGCGGGAGGCACGGGACTGTCCGAGCTGATTGA comes from the bacterium genome and includes:
- a CDS encoding Ldh family oxidoreductase; translated protein: MADRHVRIDSGALLSFTQKVIASTGVSEDRARTTADILVGADLRGISSHGVAGGTGLSELIERIREGAIFPDALPEIEHNNDWALATVNARGGLGPPAAL